A window of Cohnella herbarum contains these coding sequences:
- a CDS encoding non-ribosomal peptide synthetase, whose product MLDFNLLDDNENEQRFEIEEESMQEIAIIGLAAQLPMVDDIEQFWQCICNGVDFITEFPEGRRSDVDPFARSKTRNGDRPLSYFEGAYLDRIDEFDYSFFRLSPKEASLMTPNQRLFLQTAWKSIEDAGYCRRTLAGSRTGVYVGFNSDSLYDYKRMISDTDPELLSMGVPGNISSIIAGRISYLLDLNGPSLCVDTACSSSLVAIHLACQAIRNRECEMAIAGSVKINLLPLANEVKIGIESSSGRARTFDDGADGTGAGEGVIAFLLKPLGKALRDGDAIHAVIKGSAVNQDGSSVGLTAPNVAAQEDVLVRAWDNAGIHPATISYMEAHGTGTKLGDPIEIAGMDRAFRKYTDRKQFVAVGSVKSNVGHLDHAAGAMGMLKAIFAMKRKQIPPLLHFARPNRSIDFIDSPIYVNDRLSDWPAKEYPRRCGVSAFGISGTNCHLVLEEAPNDDREKSKLPLYGSKANRQDHLLTLSAKSESALRELAALYRTFDWGEASAERICYTALTGRDHHEYRLAIVFRDRQDLQDKLDRLIAGEFASAELKGIYYGSRKSAAWSADDPIYAAEDQAWEELAKLYAMGADIDWDGLYAEQSYARVHIPTYPFERSRCWLNIERITLSAAVVHSGENRQPAVYEVELTGRDQDAYTSAEKEIARIWGEVLGFRQIHYEDNFFELGGDSILALKIANRIRAHWATDLSVADLFTYASLNELAAFVERRSGDGLRRTAGYLPLPPAKLSDYYPLTSSQLRVFAQEQFGSIGTANNTPFCVMVEGELDSDRVNEAFARLVDRHESLRTAFEFADGEARQRVVARTDFEIELHNGTPERLDDIVDAFIRPFDLSCPPLLRVGLVTLQANRNLLMIDLHHIMSDGMSTGILMKEFCDLYNGIRLAELKVQYKDYAVWQQRSIKDGELRDRKAYWTDQLSGELPVLELPYDFPRPESKLPGGSRIRVPMEASLKRQLEQLAIERRLTMNSLLFALYALLLHGYSNQDSLIVGTLVAGRNHPDLERVFGMFINFLPIHVRFAAKTTFSDYLTGINEGIGKAYANDYPFDLMLSDLALKQDRSRNPLYDTMFVYHNEYKMNSANPLRLEVDGLSFAEYPLNRPTSSLDVKLDVWQDSDDQLVLVLEYDTALFAETTMKQWVSSFLKLAEASVSEPEAPLSRLLERNFAEEHDEVVIKESAAAYDIKPSLSVAISATFTAEQIGDHVNWWCGQFDLPVGVSFAPYHQVFQELLDHGSLLGRNDGVNVLLIRFEDWIRDDESPIDVTISKLEKIYSDLIEAFGLRKKGVPHFVGIFPVSDHLLFESGLSSYLVTLNERWRKFLGSLERVFVLELNEALADSYEVRHMYDEVTDQEGHAPFTDEFYAVIGTAIARKLIAWKRQSFKVVVLDCDNTLWKGICGEDGPTGVEISGHYQALQRFMLDRYEEGMLLAISSKNNEADVWETFERHPDMLLRKEHIAAARIHWGAKSTAVREIAEQLNLGLDSFIFVDDSGMECAEMMQSCPSVLTLQLPEDERHFAEYLRHVWGFDRLVVTEEDRKRTALYAAESIRRQYLQEDNVSMEQFLRGLGLRIVMASLREDHVRRAAQLTQRTNQFNMHSVPRTENELTDMLSISGNSMWSIEVEDRFGEYGFVGLLAGKADRESFILDTFLLSCRVLGRGVEQAILSELKRVAASCQAEYIEAQYVSTDKNAPFHEFLETSGWRLENNASGRTAYRLRVDSIPDCPPHIMLTNERLKASVSHLPSAANFGQRESAASTSPTLLRTVASVPSVNHRPSREEGPRDWHSSEAYKDIAALRHARDLLPLRYHNSESLLRLVQKRKQSVSGRKTEYSEPVTAIERELVELWEDLLGIQPIGVTDPFFEIGGNSLQAVSLASRIHRKFDTRISLRDLFAVPTIRGLAALIHRTGPTVHAAIEPAEHRDCYPVTSAQKRLLVLSRMDGARAADTAYNQPCFFEVEGEVNVERFQAACEKLVHRHESLRTSFRWQEGEFVQIISPSVDFAVDLFDADTESRQAHIDRFIRPFDLEHSPLFRAGMVRMGEAKWLLMFDMHHVVSDGVSIGVMIQELLALYQGEELPEMRIQYRDYAVWQTGLLHSDHMRMQERYWLESFSDEVPVLNMPLDSPRTAIRSHEGKRLSFEMAKTLHEAVRSLAADVEATPFMVYLSAYYVLLAKYSGQEDIVVGSPVAGRSHADLDRVIGMFVHTLALRNKPEGNLTFRRFLVDVKENTLRAMEHQDYPFERLVDKLALRRDLSRNPLFDTMFAYQNMSWADGDTEEAKVRLYPYDARRSRFDFTLELAEHGDSIRLNFEYATELFHEKTMERLIRHYTNILAQVTRSPDQLLSAIDMLDDSEKARLLFGFNATHVEYETDRTMHSIFEEQACQSPDAIAVVYGNERLTYGQLNDRANRLAMELRERGAAPNHIVGIMVERSPEMVVAVLGVLKAGAAYLPIDPQYPEERIRYMLEDSGTGIVISQLRLAERIPAHLQTLHVDDQRFVNGGSRPITDNLEPRSTANDLAYVIYTSGSTGKPKGVMVEHRGMVNLQVYFQLKLKVANTDKIAQFASFSFDASVWEMFMSLFNGGELHVLASETIHHYDKLEHYFNDQGITVATLPPTYLAGLRPDNLRTLRAVITAGSASTADLLAKWRGNLQYVNAYGPTETTICATAWTAPPAGDSSESTSVPIGIPIPNAQAYIVNEHDQLQPIGVPGELCIGGAGLARGYLHRPELTAKQFAPNPFVSGTRMYRTGDQAKWLADGTIEYVGRIDDQVKIRGFRIELGELGNCLSSHPKVTECIVVPHADSQGGIELCAYIGTDGHALAASEIRRFVGERLPDYMVPAYVVVLDKLPLTSNGKVDKRALPEPVRASDDSYVPPTNETERRLAWMWSDILAIEKIGIQDHFFELGGHSLKAIALLTRIHEELGVELMLKQLFQAPTIQRLSNLISNTKPTRFDELPAAEARSNYPVTHGQKKLFVLQQLEGAHTAYNIAGAYRIEGEINIPRLEASFEALLRRHEALRTSFAVEDGEFVQFIHPNVPFAIQYGETSEDRLEETLRELVTPFDLSRPPLVRVALLKLLHRDPSDLDAHVLFIDMHHLISDGVSSGILIGDFLNLYEGIELEDLRIHYKDYAVWQSSPNAVSMIDRQERYWMESLSGDLPSLQLPTDFPRPSVQSFEGAHVFLTIDEELTDRLRKVAAESGSTLYMVLLAGFFVLLSKYSGQEDLIVGTPSAGRTHADLQRIIGMFVNTLVIRTRLSGHQSFKELLETVKDNALSAFDNQIYPFEMLVEKLNLPRDVSRNPLFDVLFMMQNFESVELKADRLAVAPYSFLPAVSKFDLSLEAAEKEGGLALRLEYAVKLYRLETANRLLDDYAIILSDIATNPEVRLQDIRLHGQIAKRKIAISEEIEFNF is encoded by the coding sequence ATGCTCGATTTCAACCTATTGGACGACAATGAAAATGAACAACGATTCGAAATCGAAGAAGAATCGATGCAGGAAATCGCGATTATCGGCTTGGCGGCACAGCTTCCAATGGTAGACGATATCGAACAGTTCTGGCAATGCATCTGCAACGGAGTGGATTTCATAACGGAATTTCCGGAAGGAAGACGCAGCGACGTAGATCCGTTCGCGCGAAGCAAAACCCGGAACGGCGATCGGCCGCTGTCCTATTTCGAAGGCGCCTATCTGGATCGGATCGACGAATTCGACTATAGCTTCTTCCGGTTATCGCCCAAAGAAGCAAGCCTGATGACGCCGAACCAGCGATTGTTCCTGCAGACGGCCTGGAAATCGATCGAGGACGCGGGATACTGCAGGCGAACGCTTGCCGGATCGCGAACGGGTGTGTACGTAGGGTTCAATTCGGATAGCTTGTACGATTACAAGCGTATGATCTCCGATACGGATCCCGAGCTTCTGTCGATGGGCGTGCCCGGAAACATCTCATCGATCATTGCGGGGAGAATTTCTTATTTGCTGGACTTAAACGGTCCCAGCTTATGCGTGGATACGGCCTGCTCGTCCTCGTTGGTGGCGATTCACTTGGCGTGCCAGGCGATCCGCAACCGGGAATGCGAGATGGCGATCGCGGGCAGCGTGAAAATTAATCTGCTTCCGCTCGCGAACGAAGTGAAGATCGGAATCGAGTCATCCAGCGGGCGCGCTCGCACGTTCGACGACGGCGCGGACGGGACCGGGGCGGGAGAAGGCGTCATTGCTTTCCTACTCAAGCCGCTCGGCAAAGCGCTGCGGGATGGCGACGCGATCCATGCCGTCATTAAAGGGAGCGCGGTTAATCAAGACGGGAGCTCGGTCGGGCTAACGGCGCCGAACGTGGCGGCGCAGGAGGACGTTCTTGTTCGGGCATGGGATAACGCGGGCATTCATCCGGCTACGATCTCCTATATGGAGGCGCACGGTACGGGTACTAAGCTGGGAGATCCGATCGAGATCGCGGGAATGGACAGAGCGTTCCGCAAGTATACGGATCGCAAGCAGTTCGTAGCGGTCGGTTCCGTCAAATCGAACGTCGGACATCTGGATCATGCGGCAGGGGCGATGGGGATGCTCAAGGCTATCTTTGCCATGAAGCGGAAGCAAATCCCCCCGTTGCTGCATTTCGCGAGGCCGAATAGAAGCATTGATTTCATCGATTCTCCGATCTACGTGAACGATCGCCTGTCGGATTGGCCGGCGAAGGAGTACCCTCGCCGATGCGGAGTTAGCGCGTTCGGGATCAGCGGAACCAACTGCCATCTCGTGCTGGAGGAAGCGCCGAATGATGATCGCGAGAAGAGCAAGCTTCCGCTCTATGGGTCGAAAGCGAATCGTCAGGATCATTTGCTGACGTTATCCGCCAAGAGCGAAAGCGCGTTACGCGAGCTAGCCGCGCTGTATCGGACGTTCGATTGGGGCGAGGCTAGCGCTGAACGGATTTGCTATACCGCCCTTACGGGGAGAGACCATCATGAATATCGCTTGGCCATCGTGTTCCGGGATCGGCAAGATCTGCAGGACAAGCTTGATCGTCTGATTGCCGGCGAATTCGCCTCGGCAGAGCTGAAAGGTATTTATTACGGCTCGCGTAAGTCCGCGGCATGGAGTGCGGATGATCCTATCTACGCAGCGGAAGATCAAGCATGGGAAGAGTTGGCGAAACTTTACGCGATGGGCGCCGATATCGATTGGGACGGTCTGTATGCGGAGCAGTCGTACGCGCGCGTTCATATTCCGACCTACCCTTTCGAAAGAAGCCGCTGTTGGTTGAACATCGAACGGATTACGCTATCGGCGGCGGTTGTTCATTCTGGCGAAAACCGTCAACCCGCGGTCTATGAGGTGGAATTGACGGGGCGCGATCAAGATGCGTATACGTCCGCTGAGAAGGAGATAGCCCGGATATGGGGCGAGGTGCTCGGCTTTCGGCAAATTCATTATGAGGACAATTTCTTCGAGTTGGGCGGAGACTCCATTCTGGCGTTGAAAATCGCGAATCGGATTCGCGCGCATTGGGCGACGGACTTGAGCGTAGCCGATTTGTTCACCTATGCCTCCCTGAACGAACTCGCGGCATTCGTGGAACGCCGATCCGGCGATGGACTTCGCCGAACCGCAGGCTATCTTCCCTTGCCGCCTGCGAAGCTAAGCGATTATTATCCGCTGACCTCTTCGCAATTGCGCGTATTCGCGCAAGAGCAATTCGGATCGATCGGTACGGCGAATAATACGCCTTTTTGCGTTATGGTGGAGGGCGAACTAGATTCCGACCGCGTGAACGAGGCTTTCGCGCGGCTGGTGGACAGACATGAATCTCTAAGAACCGCATTCGAATTTGCCGACGGGGAAGCGAGACAGCGGGTTGTCGCTCGAACGGATTTCGAAATCGAGCTCCATAACGGTACGCCGGAACGATTGGACGACATCGTCGATGCATTCATTCGGCCTTTCGATCTATCGTGCCCGCCGTTGCTAAGGGTAGGTTTGGTGACGCTTCAGGCGAATCGTAATTTGCTGATGATCGATCTTCACCATATTATGTCGGACGGCATGTCCACAGGCATCTTAATGAAAGAGTTTTGCGATCTGTACAACGGAATACGGCTGGCTGAGCTTAAAGTTCAATATAAGGACTACGCCGTCTGGCAGCAACGTTCGATTAAAGACGGCGAGCTTCGGGATCGCAAAGCCTACTGGACGGATCAATTGTCGGGCGAGCTTCCCGTGCTGGAGCTTCCGTATGATTTTCCGAGACCCGAAAGCAAGCTGCCGGGCGGAAGCCGCATAAGAGTGCCGATGGAAGCTTCATTGAAACGACAGTTGGAGCAGCTTGCGATCGAGCGCAGGTTAACGATGAACTCCCTGCTTTTCGCGCTGTACGCCCTGCTATTGCACGGGTATTCCAATCAAGATAGCCTCATCGTCGGTACGTTGGTGGCGGGCAGAAACCATCCGGATCTTGAGCGCGTATTCGGCATGTTCATTAATTTCTTGCCTATTCACGTCCGGTTCGCCGCGAAGACGACTTTCTCGGACTATTTGACGGGAATTAACGAGGGGATAGGCAAAGCCTATGCGAACGACTATCCGTTCGACTTGATGTTATCGGATTTGGCGCTGAAGCAGGACCGCTCCCGAAACCCTCTGTACGATACGATGTTCGTCTATCACAACGAGTATAAGATGAATTCGGCGAATCCTTTGCGGCTGGAGGTCGACGGGCTGTCTTTTGCGGAATATCCGCTTAACCGTCCTACGTCTTCGTTGGATGTCAAGCTGGATGTTTGGCAGGATTCGGACGATCAGCTCGTGCTTGTCTTGGAATACGACACGGCTTTGTTCGCGGAAACAACGATGAAGCAGTGGGTGTCCTCATTCTTGAAGCTTGCGGAAGCGTCGGTCTCCGAGCCGGAGGCTCCGCTGTCGCGCTTGCTGGAAAGGAATTTTGCCGAGGAACACGATGAGGTCGTGATCAAAGAAAGCGCGGCTGCTTATGATATTAAACCATCCCTTTCGGTAGCGATTAGCGCCACGTTCACCGCCGAGCAGATCGGCGATCATGTGAATTGGTGGTGCGGACAATTTGATCTGCCGGTCGGCGTATCGTTCGCCCCGTACCATCAAGTATTCCAAGAGTTGCTGGATCATGGCAGCTTGCTCGGCAGGAATGACGGGGTTAACGTGCTGCTGATCCGGTTCGAAGATTGGATCCGGGATGACGAAAGCCCGATCGACGTCACAATCTCCAAGCTTGAAAAGATATATTCGGATTTAATAGAAGCTTTCGGCTTGCGGAAGAAAGGAGTGCCGCATTTCGTAGGAATATTCCCTGTCTCCGATCATTTGCTGTTCGAGAGCGGACTGTCCTCTTACTTGGTAACGTTGAACGAACGATGGAGGAAGTTTCTTGGCAGTCTCGAGCGCGTTTTCGTTCTCGAGTTGAACGAAGCGTTGGCCGATTCGTATGAAGTACGGCATATGTACGACGAGGTTACGGATCAGGAAGGGCATGCCCCTTTCACGGATGAATTTTACGCGGTCATCGGAACGGCTATCGCCCGAAAGTTGATCGCTTGGAAAAGACAGAGCTTCAAAGTCGTCGTCCTCGATTGCGACAATACCCTCTGGAAGGGGATTTGCGGGGAAGACGGTCCGACCGGAGTAGAAATATCCGGCCATTATCAAGCGTTGCAACGTTTCATGTTGGATAGGTACGAGGAAGGCATGCTTCTGGCGATCAGCAGCAAGAACAACGAAGCGGACGTCTGGGAGACGTTCGAACGCCATCCGGATATGCTGCTTAGGAAAGAACATATTGCCGCCGCCCGAATTCATTGGGGCGCGAAGTCGACGGCCGTGCGGGAAATTGCCGAGCAGTTGAACTTAGGACTGGATAGTTTTATATTCGTTGACGATAGCGGGATGGAGTGCGCGGAAATGATGCAAAGTTGCCCTTCCGTGCTGACCTTGCAATTACCGGAGGACGAGCGGCATTTTGCGGAATATCTACGGCACGTATGGGGATTCGATAGGTTGGTCGTGACGGAAGAAGACCGCAAGCGAACCGCTCTCTATGCGGCCGAATCCATACGGCGCCAATATTTGCAGGAAGACAATGTTTCGATGGAACAATTCCTTCGCGGTTTGGGGCTGCGAATCGTCATGGCAAGCTTGCGCGAGGATCATGTCCGGAGGGCTGCTCAGCTTACGCAACGTACGAATCAATTCAACATGCATTCCGTTCCCAGGACGGAAAACGAGCTTACGGACATGCTTTCGATATCTGGCAATTCAATGTGGAGCATCGAGGTAGAGGATCGCTTCGGAGAATACGGATTTGTGGGTTTATTAGCGGGGAAGGCCGACAGGGAGTCGTTCATTCTGGACACGTTCCTATTAAGCTGCCGCGTGCTCGGCAGAGGCGTAGAACAGGCGATATTATCCGAGTTGAAAAGGGTTGCCGCTAGTTGCCAAGCCGAGTATATCGAAGCGCAATACGTTTCCACCGACAAGAACGCGCCTTTCCACGAATTCCTGGAAACGTCCGGATGGCGGTTGGAGAACAATGCAAGCGGGAGGACCGCCTATCGTTTGCGCGTGGATAGCATTCCGGATTGCCCCCCTCATATTATGCTAACGAACGAACGGTTGAAGGCTTCCGTGTCGCACTTGCCGAGCGCGGCGAATTTCGGGCAACGCGAAAGCGCGGCCAGCACGTCGCCAACCTTACTAAGGACAGTGGCTTCCGTCCCCTCGGTAAATCATCGCCCGAGCCGGGAGGAAGGCCCGCGAGATTGGCATAGTTCCGAAGCTTATAAGGATATCGCGGCGTTAAGACATGCCCGCGACTTGCTGCCTTTGCGTTATCATAACTCGGAAAGTCTTCTGCGCCTCGTTCAGAAGCGAAAGCAATCCGTATCGGGAAGAAAGACGGAATATAGTGAGCCCGTAACCGCAATCGAACGCGAATTAGTCGAGCTGTGGGAAGATCTATTGGGCATACAGCCGATCGGCGTTACGGATCCTTTCTTCGAAATCGGGGGCAACTCGCTGCAGGCCGTCTCGCTAGCCTCGAGGATTCATCGGAAGTTCGATACGCGGATATCCCTTCGCGACTTGTTCGCCGTACCGACGATTCGAGGCTTGGCGGCATTGATCCACCGGACGGGTCCAACCGTCCATGCCGCTATCGAGCCTGCTGAGCATCGCGATTGCTATCCGGTAACTTCGGCTCAGAAGCGGTTGCTGGTGCTTAGCCGAATGGATGGCGCGAGAGCGGCGGACACGGCATACAATCAACCTTGTTTTTTCGAGGTCGAAGGGGAAGTGAACGTCGAACGGTTTCAAGCCGCTTGCGAGAAGCTGGTGCATAGGCATGAAAGTCTTCGAACTTCGTTCCGCTGGCAGGAAGGCGAATTCGTGCAAATCATCTCTCCGTCCGTCGACTTTGCGGTTGATTTGTTCGATGCCGACACAGAGAGCCGGCAAGCGCATATCGATCGCTTTATTCGCCCGTTCGACTTGGAACATAGTCCGTTATTCCGTGCGGGTATGGTCAGAATGGGAGAGGCAAAATGGCTCCTAATGTTCGATATGCATCACGTTGTTTCGGACGGAGTGTCCATCGGCGTGATGATTCAGGAATTACTGGCTCTCTATCAAGGGGAAGAGCTTCCCGAAATGCGGATCCAATACCGCGATTATGCCGTCTGGCAGACGGGGTTGCTACATTCAGATCACATGCGAATGCAGGAAAGGTATTGGCTGGAGTCGTTCTCGGACGAGGTGCCGGTCTTGAATATGCCGCTCGATTCGCCGAGAACCGCCATTCGCAGCCACGAGGGGAAGCGACTTAGCTTCGAAATGGCCAAAACGCTACATGAAGCGGTGCGATCTCTGGCCGCAGACGTTGAGGCGACGCCATTCATGGTGTATTTGTCCGCGTATTACGTGCTGCTAGCCAAATATTCCGGCCAAGAGGACATCGTCGTCGGCTCTCCCGTAGCCGGGAGGTCCCATGCGGATCTTGATCGGGTGATAGGCATGTTCGTCCATACGCTCGCGCTTCGCAACAAACCTGAAGGAAACTTAACCTTCCGTCGGTTTCTGGTCGACGTGAAGGAAAATACTTTGCGGGCTATGGAGCATCAGGATTATCCGTTCGAACGATTAGTGGACAAGCTGGCGCTTCGCAGGGATCTTAGCCGCAATCCGCTCTTCGATACGATGTTCGCGTATCAGAATATGTCATGGGCGGACGGCGACACGGAAGAAGCGAAGGTGCGGCTATATCCGTACGACGCGCGTCGCAGCCGATTCGACTTCACGTTGGAGCTGGCGGAGCACGGCGATTCCATTCGCTTGAACTTCGAATATGCGACCGAGCTGTTCCACGAGAAGACGATGGAACGATTGATTCGTCATTATACGAATATTCTCGCGCAAGTGACGCGTTCTCCCGATCAGTTGCTGTCCGCGATCGACATGCTGGATGATTCGGAGAAGGCTAGGCTATTGTTCGGCTTCAATGCGACTCATGTCGAATATGAAACGGACCGTACGATGCATTCGATCTTCGAGGAGCAAGCGTGCCAATCTCCCGATGCGATCGCGGTCGTCTACGGCAATGAAAGATTGACTTACGGGCAATTGAACGACAGAGCCAATCGTTTGGCAATGGAATTAAGGGAACGGGGAGCCGCGCCGAATCACATCGTCGGCATCATGGTCGAACGCTCGCCGGAGATGGTCGTGGCGGTATTGGGCGTATTGAAAGCCGGTGCCGCGTATTTGCCGATCGATCCGCAATATCCGGAGGAGCGCATTCGCTACATGCTGGAGGACAGCGGGACGGGCATCGTGATCAGTCAACTTCGACTGGCGGAACGAATTCCGGCACATCTTCAGACGTTGCACGTCGACGATCAACGTTTCGTGAACGGGGGCTCCCGCCCGATTACGGATAATCTCGAACCGCGGAGTACGGCTAACGATCTTGCGTACGTCATCTATACTTCCGGTTCGACGGGCAAACCGAAGGGTGTCATGGTCGAGCACCGTGGCATGGTTAACCTGCAGGTTTACTTCCAGTTGAAGCTGAAGGTGGCGAATACCGATAAAATCGCGCAATTCGCCAGTTTTTCGTTCGATGCTTCCGTGTGGGAAATGTTCATGAGCTTGTTCAATGGCGGAGAGCTGCACGTATTGGCTTCGGAAACGATTCATCATTACGACAAGTTGGAGCATTATTTCAACGATCAGGGGATCACGGTCGCGACTTTGCCGCCAACCTACTTGGCGGGATTACGGCCGGATAACTTGCGGACGCTGCGCGCCGTCATAACGGCAGGCTCGGCTTCCACCGCGGATTTGCTGGCAAAGTGGAGAGGAAATCTGCAATACGTCAACGCATACGGGCCGACCGAAACGACGATATGCGCGACGGCATGGACTGCCCCTCCAGCCGGAGATTCCAGCGAGAGCACGTCCGTCCCGATCGGAATTCCGATCCCGAATGCGCAAGCCTACATCGTTAATGAACACGACCAATTGCAACCGATCGGCGTTCCTGGCGAGTTGTGCATAGGAGGAGCGGGGCTAGCCAGAGGTTACCTGCATCGTCCGGAGTTGACGGCGAAGCAGTTCGCACCGAATCCGTTCGTGTCCGGTACGCGAATGTATAGAACCGGGGATCAGGCCAAGTGGCTGGCGGACGGGACGATCGAATACGTGGGCCGGATAGATGATCAGGTCAAAATTCGAGGATTTCGAATCGAGCTGGGCGAGTTAGGGAATTGTTTGTCGAGCCATCCGAAAGTGACGGAATGCATTGTCGTTCCTCACGCGGATTCGCAGGGCGGGATCGAACTGTGCGCCTATATCGGTACGGATGGACATGCGCTTGCCGCGAGCGAGATTCGTCGTTTCGTCGGGGAGCGTCTGCCCGATTATATGGTTCCCGCCTACGTCGTCGTGTTGGACAAGCTTCCGCTCACTTCGAACGGGAAAGTAGACAAAAGGGCATTGCCCGAGCCAGTCCGCGCTTCCGATGATAGCTACGTGCCGCCGACGAATGAAACCGAACGCCGGCTTGCCTGGATGTGGAGCGACATTCTCGCCATCGAAAAGATCGGTATTCAGGATCATTTCTTCGAGCTGGGTGGACATTCGCTTAAAGCCATCGCGTTGCTGACTCGCATTCATGAGGAGTTGGGCGTCGAGCTGATGTTAAAACAGCTCTTCCAAGCCCCGACGATCCAGCGGCTCTCGAACTTGATCTCGAATACGAAGCCCACTCGCTTCGATGAGCTTCCGGCCGCCGAAGCCAGGAGCAATTACCCAGTTACCCATGGACAGAAAAAGCTGTTCGTATTGCAGCAACTGGAAGGAGCGCATACGGCCTATAACATCGCCGGTGCTTATCGGATTGAAGGCGAGATCAATATCCCAAGATTGGAGGCTTCCTTCGAGGCTTTGCTTAGGAGGCATGAAGCGTTACGAACATCGTTTGCCGTAGAAGACGGCGAGTTCGTTCAATTTATTCACCCTAACGTTCCGTTTGCGATCCAATATGGGGAGACTTCCGAAGATCGGTTGGAAGAAACGCTAAGAGAGCTGGTCACTCCATTTGATCTAAGCAGGCCGCCATTGGTTCGAGTTGCTCTTCTGAAGCTCCTTCATCGCGACCCGTCGGACTTGGATGCCCACGTACTCTTCATCGATATGCATCATTTGATATCGGACGGCGTATCTAGCGGCATTCTCATCGGAGATTTTCTTAACCTGTACGAAGGGATAGAGTTGGAGGACCTTCGGATTCATTACAAGGATTACGCGGTCTGGCAGTCGAGTCCGAACGCGGTTTCAATGATCGATAGGCAAGAAAGGTATTGGATGGAATCGCTGTCCGGCGATCTTCCTTCGTTGCAGCTTCCAACGGATTTCCCTAGACCGTCCGTGCAAAGCTTTGAAGGAGCACACGTCTTCCTGACCATCGACGAGGAGCTGACGGATCGGCTTAGAAAAGTCGCGGCAGAAAGCGGAAGCACGCTCTATATGGTACTGCTGGCCGGGTTTTTCGTTCTGTTATCCAAGTATAGCGGCCAGGAAGACCTTATCGTCGGGACGCCTTCCGCGGGCAGAACGCACGCCGATCTGCAACGGATCATCGGCATGTTCGTGAATACGTTGGTCATTCGTACCCGATTGTCCGGGCATCAATCTTTCAAGGAATTGCTGGAAACGGTTAAGGATAACGCTTTGTCGGCCTTCGATAACCAGATCTACCCATTCGAAATGTTAGTCGAGAAGTTAAACCTGCCTAGGGACGTTAGCCGGAATCCGCTTTTCGATGTCCTCTTTATGATGCAGAATTTCGAATCGGTCGAGCTTAAGGCTGACCGGCTAGCGGTCGCCCCCTATTCGTTCTTGCCTGCCGTATCGAAATTCGACCTCAGTCTCGAAGCGGCGGAGAAAGAGGGGGGACTCGCGCTCAGGTTGGAATACGCGGTTAAGTTATACCGTTTGGAGACCGCCAACCGATTGCTGGACGACTATGCTATAATTCTCTCCGATATCGCGACGAATCCGGAGGTTAGGCTGCAAGACATTCGATTGCACGGTCAAATCGCGAAAAGAAAAATTGCGATTTCGGAGGAAATCGAGTTCAACTTTTGA